In Longimicrobium sp., the genomic stretch GGAGCTTACCCCATGAAGGCTCGCATTCTTCCCGTCTTCGCGCTGGTGCTCCTGGCTGCCTGCCCGAGCGCCGACAACGGGAACACCGAGGCGCCGGCCGACAGCACCCACGCGGTGGCGCCGCCCGAGCAGGCGACGGTGCCCCCCGCCGCCGACACGAGCGTGCCCAGCGCATCGCCGGCCGGTGACAGCGTCGCCGCCGACCTCTCGGCGACGGGTTCGGTGGGCACCTCGTCCGACAAGCAGTAACACGTCCTCCCCTCTCCGCACAGCAGTCCCGTGCTGATCGAGGCCAACGCGCGGGGGCGGCCGGATGGACCGGCCGCCCCCGCATGCGTTCCGCAGGCCGCTCGCTGCGTTGTGGCCTGACTGGCACACTCCTCGCCTCCCCCACCGCCCCAACGAAAACCCGGGAATCCTGGCGAGGGCCATGTCCAAGTACCTTCACACTCTGCTGATCGCCGCGGCTGTCCTGGCGCTGGCGCCCGCACGCGCGGCGGCCCAGGAAAGCTTCGTCCACGTAGCGGTCAGCCCCAACGCCGACACCGCGTTCCTGGCGCGCGCCGACACGTCGGCCGTTCACGCCCTGCACATGGTGCTGCGCGACCGGCAGCGCTGGGGAAAGCCCGACGCCGACGTCTCGTCGCTGGCGCCGTTCTTTGCCGAAGACGCCCTGCTGCTGGGGCGCTTCGGCGAAATCTACCGTGGCCGCGACGAGATCCTCCGCTTCTTCCAGCGGATGCTGGGATTCGGGGAGATCCAGAACATGCGCCTCACCCTGGGCGCCAAGGACGGATTGATCTATGTCACGGGGCGCTACCGCCACCTGATCCACCGTGCCGACGGCCGCGGCCGCTTCTACGAAGACCTGGGCAGCTACGCCTGGGTGTGGGAGCGCCAGCGCGACGGCCAGTGGCGCATCCAATCCATGATGATGATCCCGGAGCCCAATCCCGGCAGTCCCGCGAACCCGTACCAGTAGGCGCAGTGCAGATCATGAGAGTGATTTCCATCGTCGCGGCGGTCCTCTGCCTCGCCTCGTCCGCCGCGGCCCAGGCACGGACGGGAGCCGGCCCCCTGGCGAACAACGCCGCCGATCCCATTCGCGAGGCCGCCCGGCGTTCTCCCGAGGTCACGGGGCGCACCCCGGACCCGGCGTCGCTCCCCGGGCCGGTGTTCGCGCCGGGCGGGAGGCCGTTCTTCAGCGGCGTGTTCCTGGGCGACGACGCCAGCAAGGCGGAAGTCATCGAGCAGTCCATCCGCGACTTCACCAACATGGTGGGCAAACGGCCCGCGCTGGTGAAGACCTTCCACGCCTTCAACGCTGATTTCTCGGCCAACGGGTGGGCGGGGCGCCTGCTGCGCAGCGTGCAGCGCACCGGGGCGACCAACTACATCGCCCTGGCGCCCGCGTGGACCTCGGAGGTGCCCACCGACAGCGTGCTGCGGGCCATCCTCGTCGGCAGCGGCGACGACGAGCTTCGCCGCATTGCCCGCGAGGTCAAGGCGTTCGGCGGGCTGGTGCTGATTGAGCCGGGATGGGAGATGAACGGCCGCTGGGGCTACCGCTGGCAGGGGGTCGACAACGGGCTGGCCGCCACGGCGCCCGCGAGGTACGTGGAGGCGTGGAGGCGGGTGGTGGACATCTTCGTTCGCGAGGGCGCCACCAACGTGCGCTGGGTGTTCAACCCCA encodes the following:
- a CDS encoding YybH family protein, which produces MSKYLHTLLIAAAVLALAPARAAAQESFVHVAVSPNADTAFLARADTSAVHALHMVLRDRQRWGKPDADVSSLAPFFAEDALLLGRFGEIYRGRDEILRFFQRMLGFGEIQNMRLTLGAKDGLIYVTGRYRHLIHRADGRGRFYEDLGSYAWVWERQRDGQWRIQSMMMIPEPNPGSPANPYQ
- a CDS encoding glycosyl hydrolase: MQIMRVISIVAAVLCLASSAAAQARTGAGPLANNAADPIREAARRSPEVTGRTPDPASLPGPVFAPGGRPFFSGVFLGDDASKAEVIEQSIRDFTNMVGKRPALVKTFHAFNADFSANGWAGRLLRSVQRTGATNYIALAPAWTSEVPTDSVLRAILVGSGDDELRRIAREVKAFGGLVLIEPGWEMNGRWGYRWQGVDNGLAATAPARYVEAWRRVVDIFVREGATNVRWVFNPNTGNPVLGGAPGPAHWNWWGHYYPGDDYVDYVGFHGFNGPSVWFHRWMPFADLFSGDQA